One Dermacentor andersoni chromosome 6, qqDerAnde1_hic_scaffold, whole genome shotgun sequence genomic window carries:
- the mRpL21 gene encoding large ribosomal subunit protein bL21m, which translates to MALSCGRSVCMSLLRTLRMFGGVTSWSATRGLRSDAMRLKPVASVAATSPEPAHRLPVVEGSVVSSDDIEETRRVLESVNAQIAGNTTGRLFAIVFIHGKQFKVTAEDLVLVHADMPVDIGDSLRLEKVLMVGARDFTLLGRPLLDRGLVRVDATVVEKTLSQTKRNFICIRRSRYERHYFYRFSYTILRINSIELLRDVNAPAKGQDSSRSRLAY; encoded by the exons ATGGCGCTGTCCTGTGGCAGGAGTGTTTGCATGTCTCTGCTGCGGACTCTTCGCATGTTCGGCGGCGTCACTTCGTGGTCAGCGACTCGCGGTTTGCGTTCAGATGCGATGCGCCTGAAACCTGTGGCTAGCGTCGCCGCAACGTCGCCCGAGCCCGCGCACCGTTTGCCCGTCGTCGAAGGTAGCGTGGTCTCGTCGGACGATATTGAAGAGACGCGGCGCGTGCTGGAGAGCGTCAACGCGCAGATCGCCGGCAACACGACGGGCCGCCTGTTTGCCATCGTCTTCATCCACGGCAAGCAGTTCAAGGTGACTGCGGAAGACCTGGTGCTCGTTCACGCAGACATGCCGGTCGACATCGGGGACTCGCTGCGCCTCGAGAAG GTGCTGATGGTCGGTGCCCGCGACTTCACACTACTGGGCCGGCCTCTACTTGACCGTGGCCTGGTCCGTGTCGACGCCACTGTCGTAGAGAAGACGCTGTCCCAAACCAAGCGAAACTTCATCTGCATAAGGCGGAGCCGTTACGAAAGGCACTACTTCTACCGGTTCTCGTACACCATACTGCGCATCAACTCTATTGAGCTGCTGCGGGATGTCAATGCGCCAGCAAAGGGCCAGGACAGCTCCCGATCGCGCCTAGCATACTGA